Genomic segment of Paenibacillaceae bacterium GAS479:
TTGCATTCAAGCAGATGGCGGATGGTATCGCCTTCCTTCACACCGGCAGCGTCGGTCTCACCGCCGCTGCGGGTGAAGCTGAGGCGGCTCGTGCGCTTCACGTAACCATCGCGGCTGATTGCAACGAGTACATCCTCGGCGCTGACCATCACCTCAAGACCAACCTTCAGCTCCTCAACTTCACCGCGAATTTCCGAGCGGCGATCGATGCCAAACTTCTCGCGGATTTCCAGCAGCTCATCCTGAATGACCTTGAGCAGCTTACGTTCGCTATCAAGAATGGAACGCAAGTACTGGACGCGCTTCGCGATTTCGTCTAGTTCTTTCTGTAGCGAGTTAATTTCCAAGTTCGTCAGGCGGTACAGCTGCAAGGTGAGAATCGCGTCGGCCTGCCGCTCGCTGAAGCCGAATTTCTCCACGAGGTTATTTTGCGCATCGGCGCGGTTTTTGGACGCTTTGATCGCTGCAATGACCTCATCGAGAATGTTCAGCGCCTTGACGAGACCTTCCAGCACATGCGCGCGGTCCTCGGCCTTCTCCAGCTCATACTGCGTGCGGAACGTAACAACTTCCTTCTGATGTGCAATGTACGCATCCAAAATTTCCTTAACGCCGAGTTGACGAGGCGCCTTGTTGACGATCGCGACCATATTGAAGTTGTACGTCACTTGCAGATCGGTTTTTTTGAAAAGGTAGGCGAGAATGCCGTCGGCATCCGCATCCTTCTTCAGTTCAATGACGATGCGTAGACCTTCGCGGCCGCTCTCGTCGCGTACCTCGGCGATGCCGTCGACCTTTTTCTCCAGTCGAATGTTCTCCATCGCCGTGACGAGTCGAGATTTGACCACCTGATACGGAATTTCTGTCACGACGATCATCTTCTTGCCGCCGCGCAGCTCCTCAACTGCCGTCTTAGAGCGCAGATGGATGCGGCCACGGCCGGTCGAATAAGCATCGCGGATGCCTTCCTCGCCCATGATGATACCGCCAGTCGGGAAATCCGGTCCCTTCATAATCGCCATCAAATCGGATAGGGGCAGATTGCTATCCTTCATGATCGCGATGCAAGCGTCGATGACTTCCCGCAAATTATGCGGCGGAATTTCCGTCGCGAAGCCCGAGGAAATTCCGCTCACGCCGTTCACGAGCAGATTTGGATAACGTGCCGGAAGCACAACAGGCTCTTTGGTGGTGTTGTCAAAGTTATCTTTGAACAGCACCGTGCGCTTCTCGATATCGCGCAACAGCTCCATTGCGATCGACGACAGTCTTGCCTCCGTATAGCGCATTGCCGCTGCGGGATCATCATCCATCGAGCCCCAGTTGCCATGCCCGTCGACGAGTGTATGGCCGACCTTCCAAGGCTGTGCCATACGCACCATGCCTTCGTAGATCGAGGAGTCTCCATGCGGATGGTAGTTACCCATGACGTCGCCGACCGTTTTGGCCGACTTGCGGTAAGGCTTGTCCGGCGTATTGCCGGAATCGTACATGGCGTAAAGAATACGCCGCTGCACCGGCTTCAGTCCGTCGCGCACATCCGGGATGGCGCGGTCTTGAATGATATATTTTGAGTAGCGTCCGAAGCGGTCGCCGACGACTTCCTCGAGGAATGCCGGCAGAAATTGCTCGCTTAAACTCATAGAGCCAGTCCTCCTATTCCTCGTATTCCGTGAAGTCTACATTGTCGATGATCCAGCGCTTGCGAGGATCTACCTTGTCGCCCATCAGCGTTGATACACGCCTTTCGGCCTTGGCCGCGTCGTCGATCTGCACCTGCAGCAACGTGCGGGTTTCGGGATTCATAGTCGTTTCCCACAGCTGATCCGGATTCATCTCGCCGAGACCTTTATAGCGCTGCAGCTCGAAGTTTTTGCCCATCTCTTTGCCGTAATTGTTCAACTGCTCGTCCGTCCAGGCGTAGCGCACCGTTTGCAGCTTGCCGGATTTGCGGGACATTTTGTAAAGTGGCGGCTGAGCGATATAGATTTTCCCATTGTCGATCAGCGGCTTCATGTACCTGTAAAAGAACGTCAGAAGCAGCACTTGGATATGCGCTCCGTCGGTGTCAGCATCCGTCATAATAATAATTTTGCTGTAGTTGCACTCCGACGCATCAAACTCCGGTCCAACCCCCGCACCGATTGCGGCGATAATTGCTTTGTACTCATCATTTTTGAGGATGTCCGCCAGGCGGGCTTTCTCCGGGTTCATCGGCTTGCCCTTAAGCGGCAAAATCGCCTGATACTTGGAGTCGCGGCCCTGTTTAGCGGAGCCGCCAGCAGAGTCGCCTTCGACGATGAACAGTTCATTGCGCGTAGAGTCTTTGGATTGCGCTGGCGTCAGCTTGCCGCCGAGATTGGACGATTCGCTGCGCTTTTTGCCGCTGCGAATTTCCTCACGTGCTTTGCGAGCCGCCTCACGCGCCTTCGACGCTTGAATCGCTTTTTTGAGCAGCATCTGGCCGACTTGCGGATTCTCCTCCATGAAAACAGCCATTTTGTCCGCTACAACCGCATCCACGGCGCTGCGGGCACTGGAGCTGCCCAGCTGATCCTTCGTCTGACCGACGAACTCCACTTCAGACATCTTGATGTTGATGACGCACATCATGCCTTCGCGCAAGTCGCCGCCTTCGAGGTTTTTGTCCTTCTCCTTGAGCATCGCCGCACGCCGAGCGTAATCGTTGAGGATACGTGTGTAGG
This window contains:
- a CDS encoding DNA topoisomerase IV subunit B, encoding MAEHLDLYATESANTAKGPSYDADDIQILEGLTAVRKRPGMYIGSTTNSGLHHLVWEIVDNAVDEHLAKFCTEISVTLHKNGSVTVHDNGRGIPTGMHKSGIPTPQVVFTILHAGGKFGGGGYKKSGGLHGVGASVTNALSEWLEVEIYRDGKIHKQRFEYWVDKKGKEHVGEPVTGLVVTGTTRQTGTKVTFKPDSRVFHGNIALNFDTLGDRLQEIAFLNSGLKVILKDERSGHENVYFYEGGAKQFVEFLNEEKSVLHEAVHFSAEKDEIEVEVALQYNDGYTETIVSFVNSIPTRGGGTHETGFKTAYTRILNDYARRAAMLKEKDKNLEGGDLREGMMCVINIKMSEVEFVGQTKDQLGSSSARSAVDAVVADKMAVFMEENPQVGQMLLKKAIQASKAREAARKAREEIRSGKKRSESSNLGGKLTPAQSKDSTRNELFIVEGDSAGGSAKQGRDSKYQAILPLKGKPMNPEKARLADILKNDEYKAIIAAIGAGVGPEFDASECNYSKIIIMTDADTDGAHIQVLLLTFFYRYMKPLIDNGKIYIAQPPLYKMSRKSGKLQTVRYAWTDEQLNNYGKEMGKNFELQRYKGLGEMNPDQLWETTMNPETRTLLQVQIDDAAKAERRVSTLMGDKVDPRKRWIIDNVDFTEYEE
- a CDS encoding topoisomerase-4 subunit A, with product MSLSEQFLPAFLEEVVGDRFGRYSKYIIQDRAIPDVRDGLKPVQRRILYAMYDSGNTPDKPYRKSAKTVGDVMGNYHPHGDSSIYEGMVRMAQPWKVGHTLVDGHGNWGSMDDDPAAAMRYTEARLSSIAMELLRDIEKRTVLFKDNFDNTTKEPVVLPARYPNLLVNGVSGISSGFATEIPPHNLREVIDACIAIMKDSNLPLSDLMAIMKGPDFPTGGIIMGEEGIRDAYSTGRGRIHLRSKTAVEELRGGKKMIVVTEIPYQVVKSRLVTAMENIRLEKKVDGIAEVRDESGREGLRIVIELKKDADADGILAYLFKKTDLQVTYNFNMVAIVNKAPRQLGVKEILDAYIAHQKEVVTFRTQYELEKAEDRAHVLEGLVKALNILDEVIAAIKASKNRADAQNNLVEKFGFSERQADAILTLQLYRLTNLEINSLQKELDEIAKRVQYLRSILDSERKLLKVIQDELLEIREKFGIDRRSEIRGEVEELKVGLEVMVSAEDVLVAISRDGYVKRTSRLSFTRSGGETDAAGVKEGDTIRHLLECNTIDNLLVFTRKGSYYMLPVYQIPEFKWKDAGTAIVNVIPLPKDDGIVAVIPVRDIQQSNQSLFFFTRKGQVKRTELKDYATNRSTAIAACKVADGDEVIQVQLTQGEGHLLLISRQASAIRFPASEVNLMGRVAGGVRGIQLKDGDELAAALEAGPDDEGEILVISDLGYAKRSLLADYPVQGRGGKGVITFEFKEGKRVKPNGSQLVGAWYSKKPRELTALLAGGGQQRFLTEKTPIEDRKSIGRALVQVDKNDAVTQLFPRVEASQEG